From Daucus carota subsp. sativus chromosome 6, DH1 v3.0, whole genome shotgun sequence, the proteins below share one genomic window:
- the LOC108224718 gene encoding peroxiredoxin-2E, chloroplastic, producing MASITASASFTLSRLISAPKPSLLPLKASLISSSSSFTSLPLKLKSSPRQPLRHNFSTTPKISATISVGDTLPDSTFSYFDSAGELQTTTVSDLTKSKKTIFFAVPGAFTPTCSQKHLPGFVEKAAELKSKGVDTIACVSVNDAFVMKAWKADLKVGDEVLMLSDGNGNFTKAIGVELDLSDQPVGLGVRSRRYAMLVDDGVVKVLNLEEGGAFTSSSADDMLKHL from the coding sequence ATGGCATCCATCACAGCATCCGCATCATTCACCCTCTCCAGACTCATCTCCGCCCCCAAACCCTCTCTCCTTCCCCTCAAAGCCTCCCTCATTTCATCCTCATCCTCCTTCACTTCTCTCCCTCTCAAACTCAAATCCTCCCCCAGACAACCCCTCAGACACAATTTCTCAACCACCCCCAAAATCTCCGCCACCATTTCCGTCGGCGACACTCTCCCGGACTCCACTTTCTCGTACTTCGATTCCGCCGGGGAGCTCCAGACCACCACCGTCTCCGATCTTACCAAATCCAAGAAAACCATCTTCTTCGCCGTCCCGGGGGCCTTCACTCCCACCTGCTCCCAGAAACACCTCCCGGGCTTTGTTGAAAAGGCGGCGGAGCTCAAGTCCAAAGGGGTCGACACAATTGCTTGCGTTTCGGTTAATGATGCGTTTGTGATGAAGGCGTGGAAGGCTGACTTGAAGGTCGGGGATGAGGTGTTGATGTTGAGTGATGGGAATGGGAATTTCACGAAAGCTATCGGAGTTGAGCTTGATTTGAGTGATCAGCCTGTGGGGCTGGGAGTGAGGAGCAGGAGGTATGCAATGCTCGTCGATGATGGGGTTGTGAAAGTGTTGAATTTGGAGGAAGGTGGTGCTTTTACTTCCAGCAGTGCTGATGATATGCTTAAACATCTTTGA